In a genomic window of Spiroplasma melliferum:
- a CDS encoding Spiroplasmavirus-related protein, whose product MINLLSESSNWDKIFSFIFDVFLFIFDVIWNTKLPMTNTTIAYFIIFFMVVKLSIYAIHGTRTQYNELGSTVQTGVSNIYSATVRGVSDTKQGMQKHIKERKQFKINRNKQQLSSLAKQAKTREQGYRRVHK is encoded by the coding sequence ATGATTAATTTATTATCAGAAAGTAGTAATTGAGATAAGATTTTTAGTTTTATTTTTGATGTATTTTTGTTTATTTTTGATGTAATTTGAAATACTAAATTGCCAATGACAAATACGACAATTGCTTATTTTATTATCTTTTTTATGGTTGTTAAGTTATCTATTTATGCAATTCACGGTACAAGAACTCAATACAACGAATTAGGTTCAACAGTACAAACAGGTGTATCAAATATTTATTCTGCAACTGTTCGTGGAGTTTCAGATACTAAACAAGGTATGCAAAAACATATTAAAGAGCGTAAACAGTTTAAAATTAATCGTAATAAACAACAATTATCAAGTTTAGCAAAACAAGCAAAAACAAGAGAACAAGGATATCGGAGAGTGCATAAATAA
- a CDS encoding Spiroplasmavirus-related protein yields MLGMYLTTAINFLAADTPTISDGMGSIWTGLGNAMMKVKEAIYAVLPQLMTFLGDAWIILIPFGIFVIVKILNFFRVMVKGF; encoded by the coding sequence ATGTTAGGTATGTATTTAACAACAGCAATTAATTTTTTAGCAGCAGATACGCCTACTATTTCAGATGGAATGGGTTCTATTTGAACTGGATTGGGTAATGCAATGATGAAAGTTAAAGAAGCAATTTATGCTGTATTACCACAATTAATGACTTTTTTAGGTGATGCGTGAATTATTTTAATTCCATTTGGTATTTTTGTTATTGTTAAGATATTAAACTTTTTCCGTGTTATGGTTAAAGGATTTTAA
- a CDS encoding cation-transporting ATPase — protein MMEEYISQTNSNLETNLKTNFETGLTSEEVIIRQKQYGKNELPKSKVTPWYVIFGKALIEPIQLILIVAAVISVIAPMIGNNWQIQGEYFIDFSVIAAIVILDAILETIQTVKARKSMAALKSLSKPKAVVIRNDSQQEIPANELTVGDIVILEAGKYVPAELRIIEQSDVFIDEAILTGESVPVHKTAYPIEPTTILAEMKNIAFMSTFITAGRAVGVVIKVGQQSEIGKIATTINETEETATNLEKKLTKFSYWIAGLSFIIAIVIFLALYFNGNKNGWTNYLMVAITLAIGVIPESLAAVVSITLSFSTKRMAKQNVIVKKLASMETLGSVNVICTDKTGTLTQNKMTVKKVIMNNDVINADKYINSGLDQHQDLFLKALVLCNDSVTEDKERIGDPTELALVDYAELFAYDEQDSRDKWERIDEVPFDSERKLMSTLNLIEGVSTTFTKGALDSLLERCDRIMIQNEILRLTKQDKALLLKLADNLSAQALRVLAFAYNTNFDDEQDPEALEKNLIFLGAVGMIDPVRLSAIEAVKKAHAAGIKVVMITGDHATTALAIAKELDLAYSEYEVISSEQLNEMTDEQLIRIVDNIKVFARVNPEHKVRIVNILQQKDYLVSMTGDGVNDAPSLVKADIGVAMGITGTDVAKQAADVILTDDNFETIIKGVNEGRNVYQKIRRAITFVIGVNLANVLSIFILSLINHVSPVEATDILWMNLVIESILAICIGMADNDDTLMTIKPVQGKNPLFRNIWGPMIRITILTTSVCIGAYYFGMSFVPAQAYEVYGYQTVFDFLRSSDPNITIEMKLQISDFGRTGIFIALTCAPSMFVNTVTLTNWKIKKRFTPIINRPLIYAAIGAVLLNIIILFIPWINNKVLNLNDLEVYNLNNWYFIPACLAMAMIPVTIIVITDACHFWWHHGLKQHLQKLGKLK, from the coding sequence ATGATGGAAGAATATATATCCCAGACTAATAGCAACTTAGAAACTAATTTAAAAACTAATTTTGAAACTGGCTTAACTTCAGAAGAAGTAATTATTCGGCAAAAACAATATGGCAAAAATGAATTACCAAAAAGTAAAGTAACGCCATGATATGTTATTTTTGGTAAAGCATTAATTGAACCAATTCAATTAATTTTAATTGTAGCAGCTGTAATCTCAGTAATTGCACCAATGATTGGAAATAATTGACAAATTCAGGGTGAGTATTTTATTGATTTTTCAGTAATTGCTGCAATTGTTATCCTTGATGCAATTTTAGAAACAATTCAAACAGTAAAAGCGCGAAAATCAATGGCAGCTTTAAAATCCCTATCAAAGCCAAAAGCGGTAGTAATTCGAAATGATTCACAGCAAGAAATTCCAGCTAATGAATTAACAGTTGGCGATATTGTTATTTTGGAAGCAGGAAAATATGTTCCAGCTGAACTACGGATTATTGAACAATCTGATGTATTTATTGATGAAGCAATTTTAACTGGGGAAAGTGTTCCTGTTCATAAAACAGCTTATCCAATTGAACCAACAACAATTTTGGCAGAAATGAAAAACATTGCTTTTATGTCAACTTTTATTACAGCTGGGCGAGCAGTTGGTGTAGTTATTAAGGTTGGTCAACAATCAGAAATTGGAAAAATTGCAACAACAATTAATGAAACAGAAGAAACTGCCACAAATTTAGAAAAAAAACTAACAAAGTTTTCTTATTGAATTGCTGGATTAAGTTTTATTATTGCTATTGTTATCTTTTTAGCATTATACTTTAATGGTAATAAAAATGGATGAACCAATTATTTAATGGTGGCGATTACTTTAGCAATTGGAGTTATTCCAGAATCATTAGCAGCTGTTGTTTCTATTACTTTATCATTTTCAACCAAACGTATGGCGAAACAAAATGTAATTGTTAAGAAACTTGCTAGTATGGAAACATTGGGTAGTGTCAATGTTATTTGTACTGATAAAACAGGAACTTTAACACAAAATAAAATGACAGTTAAAAAAGTAATTATGAATAATGATGTAATTAATGCTGATAAATACATTAATAGTGGTCTTGATCAGCACCAGGATTTATTTTTGAAAGCATTAGTTTTATGTAATGATAGTGTTACTGAAGACAAGGAACGGATTGGTGATCCAACAGAATTAGCATTAGTTGATTATGCTGAATTATTTGCTTATGATGAACAAGATTCACGTGATAAATGAGAACGAATTGATGAGGTTCCTTTTGATTCTGAACGGAAACTAATGTCTACCTTGAATCTTATTGAAGGGGTTAGTACAACTTTTACAAAAGGAGCATTGGATAGTTTATTAGAACGTTGTGATCGCATTATGATTCAGAATGAAATTCTAAGATTAACTAAGCAAGATAAAGCACTGTTATTAAAGTTAGCAGATAATTTATCAGCGCAAGCATTACGGGTGTTAGCGTTTGCTTATAATACTAACTTTGATGATGAGCAAGACCCAGAAGCATTAGAAAAGAATTTAATTTTTTTAGGAGCAGTTGGAATGATTGACCCTGTTCGTTTATCTGCTATTGAAGCAGTGAAAAAAGCACACGCTGCTGGAATTAAAGTTGTTATGATTACTGGTGATCATGCAACAACTGCTCTAGCAATTGCTAAGGAGTTAGACTTAGCTTATTCAGAATATGAAGTAATTTCTTCTGAACAATTAAATGAAATGACGGATGAGCAATTAATTCGAATTGTTGATAATATTAAAGTGTTTGCTCGAGTTAATCCTGAACATAAAGTTCGGATTGTTAATATTTTACAACAGAAAGATTATCTTGTTTCAATGACAGGTGATGGTGTTAATGATGCTCCAAGTTTAGTAAAAGCGGATATTGGGGTAGCAATGGGAATTACCGGAACAGATGTTGCAAAGCAAGCAGCGGATGTTATTTTAACGGATGATAATTTTGAAACAATTATTAAAGGAGTTAATGAAGGGCGCAATGTTTATCAAAAAATCCGACGGGCAATTACTTTTGTTATTGGGGTTAATTTAGCAAATGTTTTATCAATTTTTATTTTATCCTTAATTAATCATGTTTCACCAGTAGAAGCAACTGATATTTTATGAATGAATTTAGTTATTGAATCAATTTTAGCAATTTGTATTGGAATGGCGGATAATGATGATACATTAATGACAATTAAACCAGTTCAAGGGAAAAATCCCTTATTTCGAAATATTTGAGGACCAATGATTCGAATTACTATTCTAACAACAAGTGTTTGTATTGGAGCTTATTATTTTGGAATGAGTTTCGTTCCTGCTCAGGCATACGAAGTCTATGGTTATCAAACAGTTTTTGATTTTTTACGAAGTAGTGATCCAAATATTACAATTGAAATGAAATTACAAATTTCTGATTTTGGACGGACAGGGATTTTTATTGCTTTAACTTGTGCACCAAGTATGTTTGTTAATACTGTTACTTTAACAAATTGAAAAATAAAAAAACGCTTTACCCCAATTATTAATCGCCCATTAATTTATGCCGCAATAGGAGCAGTTTTATTAAATATTATTATTTTGTTTATTCCTTGAATTAATAATAAAGTATTAAATTTAAATGATTTAGAAGTTTATAATTTAAATAATTGATATTTTATCCCTGCTTGTTTAGCAATGGCAATGATTCCTGTGACAATTATTGTGATAACTGATGCTTGTCATTTTTGATGACATCATGGGTTAAAACAACACTTGCAAAAACTGGGAAAGTTAAAATAA
- a CDS encoding transposase — translation MYSHLSFIDKVKLEKLLLSKLFLKKNGEINISQIAKCLNRNRSTILREIKRFKTIDEYSAYKSDKMYYEKRKKNNKRYKFTEEQLKFINIRFNVYRDSPSQLIHRYFIKFGIKFPVCVKTLYKWIYLGFYGFLKQNLRHRGKKYKIKGKFDNRGKLTNFKSIWDIENKKSDAGWFEMDTVVGKDHQSSNLVLVEKLSKNYFVMKLKNHTANEVVKKFKDIVIRNNLIGKIKGIITDRGKEFSKWRELEIFAETQVYFCDPASPQQKPLIEYMNSELREWYPKGTDFNNISQQKIDWVVEVINEKLRPILNWRTAKEVFLENFR, via the coding sequence ATGTATAGTCATTTAAGTTTTATTGATAAGGTTAAATTGGAAAAATTATTATTATCAAAATTATTTTTAAAAAAGAATGGTGAAATAAATATTTCACAAATTGCTAAATGTTTGAACAGAAATCGTAGTACTATTTTGCGAGAAATTAAGCGTTTTAAAACTATTGATGAATATAGTGCTTATAAGTCAGATAAAATGTATTATGAGAAAAGAAAAAAGAATAATAAAAGATATAAGTTTACAGAAGAACAATTAAAATTTATTAATATAAGATTTAATGTTTATCGTGATTCTCCATCACAACTTATTCATCGTTATTTTATAAAGTTTGGTATTAAATTTCCTGTTTGTGTTAAAACATTGTATAAATGAATTTATTTGGGTTTTTATGGTTTTTTAAAACAGAATTTACGTCATCGTGGTAAAAAATATAAAATAAAAGGGAAATTTGATAATCGTGGTAAATTAACTAATTTTAAATCAATATGAGATATTGAAAATAAAAAATCTGATGCTGGTTGATTTGAAATGGACACCGTAGTTGGAAAAGACCATCAATCTAGTAATTTAGTTTTAGTTGAAAAATTAAGTAAAAATTACTTTGTAATGAAATTGAAAAATCATACCGCTAATGAAGTTGTAAAAAAGTTTAAGGATATTGTTATAAGAAATAATTTAATTGGTAAAATTAAAGGAATAATAACTGATAGAGGAAAAGAATTTAGTAAATGAAGAGAATTAGAAATATTTGCTGAAACACAAGTTTATTTTTGTGATCCTGCTTCACCACAACAAAAACCATTAATTGAATATATGAATTCTGAACTTAGAGAATGATATCCTAAGGGAACTGATTTTAATAATATTAGTCAACAAAAAATAGATTGAGTAGTTGAAGTTATAAATGAAAAATTAAGGCCTATTTTAAATTGAAGAACAGCAAAAGAGGTATTTTTAGAGAATTTTAGATAA
- a CDS encoding Spiroplasmavirus-related protein encodes MSNFYKKNQNIANYFISKELIVFETDKASFINLPNHNKHIGFWLSNKFIYPSEKHSDQVAIGLIYDNSYPIVKYDENLKRHIWKYLTGTELINLYNQYKQNYFTQMKKALFSGEPQKVKTNNNNNLTNWSVEKEQELINDLESLN; translated from the coding sequence TTGAGTAATTTTTATAAGAAAAATCAGAATATAGCAAATTATTTTATTAGTAAGGAATTGATAGTTTTTGAAACAGATAAAGCAAGTTTTATAAATTTGCCTAATCATAATAAACATATTGGTTTTTGATTAAGTAATAAGTTTATTTATCCGAGTGAAAAACATTCTGATCAAGTAGCTATTGGTTTGATTTATGATAATTCTTATCCTATTGTAAAATATGATGAAAATTTAAAACGCCATATTTGAAAATATTTAACTGGAACAGAATTAATAAATTTATACAATCAATATAAACAAAATTATTTTACACAAATGAAAAAAGCATTATTCTCTGGTGAACCTCAAAAAGTAAAAACAAATAACAATAATAATTTAACAAATTGAAGTGTTGAAAAAGAGCAAGAATTAATTAATGATTTAGAAAGTTTAAATTAA
- a CDS encoding Spiroplasmavirus-related protein, with translation MQNDWEKLKEFFIHIFLFIDKINVESITTWTLTQNEYLTLMVGVWIVILFLTWFLLWMIFKIVGYFK, from the coding sequence ATGCAAAATGATTGAGAAAAATTAAAAGAGTTTTTTATTCATATATTTTTGTTTATAGATAAAATAAATGTTGAAAGTATTACAACTTGGACTTTGACTCAAAATGAATATTTAACTCTGATGGTTGGTGTTTGAATTGTTATTTTGTTTTTAACTTGGTTTTTGTTATGAATGATTTTTAAAATAGTTGGGTATTTTAAGTAA
- a CDS encoding Spiroplasmavirus-related protein, with product MKKFIFFLKNYCYISGSMILFSLIDLLLWIISLNYTGLVFWLLFALQCVYFVWWIWKNIFYQLNAFRLVNFVWDNPLSVIIGKLGTGKTLLLTYLSQTMKLLTDKIYSNYPLEDDKVKVLTFKNLDFTDRTKPVPPDDSVILFDESYLYIDGTSPHDEKKVHSGKIPWIVLARHFGNRALFTAQREGMIWNNIRQLASGIIIPISLKKPIAKKGFNFFNRFFIMRIGIFQDITDYEIWKTKSVERTAEGKRAKHKSDVGLGIRFFKIIIPLEFAQKYDSQWLKFVRDLKNDEIVNYKEYYWSEITKLSVKERLELFDIDILKKNLKPKKEKGSGKND from the coding sequence ATGAAAAAGTTTATATTTTTCTTAAAAAATTATTGTTATATTAGCGGTTCAATGATTTTGTTTAGTTTAATTGATTTATTACTTTGAATAATTTCATTAAATTATACTGGTTTAGTATTCTGATTATTGTTTGCTTTGCAATGTGTTTATTTTGTATGATGAATTTGAAAAAACATATTTTATCAGTTAAATGCTTTTCGGTTAGTAAATTTTGTTTGAGATAATCCGTTATCGGTAATTATTGGTAAATTAGGAACGGGAAAAACATTACTTTTAACTTATTTATCACAAACTATGAAACTATTAACAGATAAGATTTATAGTAATTATCCGTTAGAAGATGATAAAGTTAAAGTTTTAACATTTAAAAATTTAGATTTTACAGATCGAACAAAACCAGTTCCCCCAGATGATAGTGTTATTTTATTTGATGAAAGTTATTTATATATTGACGGAACTAGTCCGCACGATGAGAAAAAGGTTCATAGTGGTAAAATTCCGTGAATTGTTTTAGCAAGACATTTTGGCAATCGTGCTTTGTTTACAGCTCAGCGTGAGGGTATGATTTGAAACAATATTAGGCAATTAGCAAGTGGTATTATTATTCCAATTTCACTGAAAAAACCTATTGCTAAAAAAGGATTTAATTTTTTTAATCGGTTCTTTATTATGCGAATTGGTATTTTTCAAGATATTACGGATTATGAAATTTGAAAAACAAAATCAGTAGAACGAACAGCAGAAGGTAAACGAGCAAAACATAAGTCGGATGTTGGGTTAGGAATTCGGTTTTTTAAAATAATTATTCCGTTAGAATTTGCACAGAAATATGATAGTCAATGATTAAAGTTTGTTCGTGATTTAAAAAATGATGAAATAGTTAATTATAAAGAATATTACTGGTCAGAAATTACTAAATTGAGTGTTAAAGAGCGTTTAGAATTGTTTGATATTGATATTTTGAAAAAGAATTTAAAACCTAAAAAAGAAAAAGGAAGTGGTAAAAATGATTAA
- a CDS encoding Spiroplasmavirus-related protein — protein sequence MRKSLSLFAISILGILGLIIPFITLTAFKPLNQQNYTVNQQTTGINETDFINTMFLRSSFFENWSETNYFINPTLKTSQSLTYNDKWYLDFLKDSYSTGISFDKPSDEFMDLYKNWDTYAKQYNIDKFYDVDKKQFLKELTNFSYSFAKYFNTVEIINKLEKSVDNLQQVNLKFQNWKLIPLDKLNRNPDNKWYIGIVKKKQNDNFSIIKFNFSNKSIWDNSGVPYHIINGVWYLFKSYYCWNGNDEPQTPEVKDTGEIIFYTDNEYQNTRSFLLKYINAIVQENIRVQQGGNPNYDDLNLGSQRIIFDFEIINNMEKLDWKPDIILTRKSIYRMILTIDEHKNIVAGSLELTHFKQYWGGNNANSYRYTDDLGFLFTFMKEKDNIFNFSAETYNYNQDSTPNTGKRVFEQMKGQIDINKFLKAFFVHALVPVFQNRSNFIESGYIDNLQYDTVLINFFGLKLVNFRDVLIDENNINKNQFEKLLNSIFTVSQNFYKDYLRTIFDLENNTYVQGYNKKYGLLANNGFKIYPRYFYFSDKYNQLDIKLYSAFKNRFYNTNYGNVFNYDFSVANDYNINQNEGYIFEGALKDKYGLKYKKIEEQKIGYNVFELQAQKENDMYRYYDFNFGIYNWQGINNGGLFPDGQWWQAQYESCSWYNLACHIRNAAIWIVNNIPGVKQVNELASGVGKIFQTIYSFFSQTFEVWKFSPALYNTITNIFLLIIFMKFVRLI from the coding sequence ATGCGTAAGTCATTATCTTTATTTGCAATATCTATTTTAGGTATTTTAGGTTTAATTATTCCTTTTATTACTTTAACAGCATTTAAACCCTTAAATCAGCAAAATTATACTGTTAATCAACAAACAACGGGAATTAATGAAACGGATTTTATTAATACAATGTTTTTACGCAGTAGTTTCTTTGAAAATTGGTCGGAAACAAATTATTTTATTAATCCGACTTTAAAAACATCACAATCATTAACTTATAATGATAAGTGATATTTAGACTTTTTAAAAGATAGTTATTCTACCGGAATTTCATTTGATAAACCTAGTGATGAATTTATGGATTTATATAAAAATTGAGATACTTATGCTAAACAGTATAATATTGATAAGTTCTATGATGTTGACAAAAAACAATTTTTAAAAGAATTAACTAATTTTTCTTATTCTTTTGCTAAGTATTTTAATACTGTTGAAATTATTAATAAATTAGAAAAAAGTGTTGATAATTTACAACAAGTTAATTTAAAATTTCAAAATTGAAAGTTAATCCCATTAGACAAATTGAATAGGAATCCAGATAATAAATGATATATTGGAATTGTAAAAAAGAAACAAAATGATAATTTTTCTATTATAAAATTTAATTTTTCAAATAAATCAATTTGAGATAATAGTGGTGTACCTTATCATATTATTAATGGTGTATGATATCTTTTTAAATCATATTACTGTTGAAATGGTAATGATGAACCTCAAACACCAGAAGTTAAAGATACAGGTGAAATAATTTTTTATACTGATAATGAATATCAAAATACTCGCTCTTTTTTGCTAAAGTATATTAATGCTATTGTACAAGAAAATATTAGAGTTCAGCAAGGCGGAAATCCAAACTATGATGACCTAAATTTAGGTAGTCAAAGAATAATTTTTGATTTTGAAATTATTAATAATATGGAAAAATTAGATTGAAAACCTGATATTATTTTAACTAGAAAATCAATTTATCGGATGATTTTAACGATTGATGAACATAAAAATATTGTTGCTGGTAGTTTAGAATTAACACATTTTAAACAATATTGGGGTGGTAATAATGCAAATAGTTATCGATATACTGATGATTTAGGTTTTTTGTTTACTTTTATGAAAGAAAAAGATAATATCTTTAATTTTAGTGCTGAAACATATAATTATAATCAAGATAGTACTCCCAATACTGGTAAGCGGGTTTTTGAGCAGATGAAAGGACAAATTGATATTAATAAGTTTTTAAAAGCATTTTTTGTACACGCTTTGGTGCCTGTATTTCAAAATCGTAGTAATTTTATTGAAAGTGGTTATATTGATAATTTACAATATGATACTGTTTTAATTAACTTTTTTGGTTTGAAATTAGTTAATTTTAGAGATGTTTTAATTGATGAAAATAATATTAATAAAAATCAATTTGAAAAATTATTAAATAGTATATTTACAGTTTCGCAAAACTTTTATAAAGATTATTTACGAACAATTTTTGACTTGGAAAATAATACTTATGTGCAAGGATATAATAAAAAATATGGTTTATTAGCAAATAATGGTTTTAAAATTTATCCTCGTTATTTTTATTTTTCAGATAAATATAATCAATTAGATATTAAATTGTATTCAGCATTTAAAAATCGGTTTTATAACACAAATTATGGTAATGTATTTAATTATGATTTTTCAGTTGCAAATGATTATAATATTAATCAAAATGAGGGTTATATTTTTGAAGGTGCTTTAAAAGATAAATATGGTTTAAAATATAAGAAAATTGAAGAACAAAAAATCGGTTATAATGTTTTTGAATTACAAGCACAAAAAGAAAATGATATGTATCGTTATTATGATTTTAATTTTGGAATTTATAATTGACAAGGAATAAATAATGGTGGATTATTCCCTGATGGGCAATGATGACAAGCACAATATGAAAGTTGTAGTTGATATAATTTAGCGTGTCATATTCGAAATGCTGCAATTTGAATTGTCAATAATATTCCTGGGGTAAAACAAGTGAATGAATTAGCAAGTGGTGTTGGTAAGATTTTTCAAACAATATACAGTTTTTTTAGTCAAACATTTGAAGTTTGAAAATTTAGTCCAGCATTATATAATACAATAACAAATATATTTTTATTAATTATATTTATGAAATTTGTACGATTAATTTAA
- a CDS encoding ABC-type multidrug transport system ATP-binding protein has translation MANLGTDFLVKCTNINKFYRKQHVLKNVSLTVQKGERIGVVGPNGTGKTTLCEILAQLRRVSNGSSEKKYGIRIGMQLQESKYPRGITGYDILNLYLKAYNLLIPPEKIYQFLLNLQIEKIMNKDISKLSGGQQQKINILLALIVDPDLIILDELATGLDLEIKDKIYEILSIFLANENKALLLISHNMEEIEKFCDTLIFMVAGEITKITKVVDVVAKYGSVEAFVKDQFKEYQIGAYKQGYRTGAIEHDKWAKNWAKYIDKNKK, from the coding sequence ATGGCTAATTTGGGAACAGACTTTTTAGTTAAATGTACTAATATTAATAAATTTTATCGAAAACAACATGTTTTAAAAAATGTTAGTTTAACTGTGCAAAAAGGAGAACGGATTGGGGTTGTTGGACCGAACGGAACGGGGAAAACAACTTTATGTGAAATTTTAGCCCAATTGCGTCGTGTTTCGAATGGTAGTAGTGAGAAAAAATATGGAATTCGGATTGGAATGCAATTACAAGAATCAAAATATCCTCGTGGCATTACTGGTTATGATATTTTGAATTTGTATTTAAAAGCTTATAATTTATTAATTCCACCAGAAAAGATTTATCAATTTTTACTAAATTTACAAATTGAAAAAATAATGAACAAGGATATTTCAAAATTGTCCGGAGGACAACAACAAAAAATTAATATTTTATTAGCATTAATTGTTGATCCGGATTTGATTATTCTTGATGAATTAGCAACCGGATTAGATTTAGAAATTAAAGATAAAATATATGAAATTTTAAGTATTTTTTTAGCAAATGAAAATAAAGCATTATTATTAATTTCCCATAATATGGAAGAAATTGAGAAGTTTTGTGATACTTTGATTTTTATGGTTGCAGGAGAAATTACAAAAATAACAAAAGTAGTTGATGTTGTTGCCAAATATGGTAGTGTTGAAGCTTTTGTCAAAGATCAATTCAAAGAATATCAAATTGGGGCTTATAAACAAGGCTATAGAACAGGAGCAATCGAACATGACAAATGAGCAAAAAACTGAGCAAAATACATCGATAAAAATAAAAAATAG
- a CDS encoding Spiroplasmavirus-related protein, which produces MIRLVLLVAAIAIFGTGFITVIINQLTSAKNIIMDLYNSDTFLLSLFGKMAILFSHPLMLTISSLYIVGFIVSKTLYS; this is translated from the coding sequence ATGATTAGATTAGTTTTATTAGTTGCGGCAATTGCTATTTTTGGAACAGGATTTATTACAGTTATTATTAATCAGTTGACATCAGCAAAAAATATCATTATGGATTTATATAATTCTGATACTTTTTTACTTTCGTTGTTTGGTAAAATGGCAATTTTGTTTAGTCATCCGTTAATGTTAACAATATCAAGTTTATATATTGTTGGGTTTATTGTTTCAAAAACACTGTATAGTTAG
- a CDS encoding Spiroplasmavirus-related protein has translation MLFLFIWHCVSEVQQINSERGWFFIEKKHYFILRSLVIKYGKDNVINTVNNIVINNVKEDE, from the coding sequence GTGCTTTTTTTATTTATTTGGCATTGTGTAAGTGAAGTGCAACAAATCAACTCAGAAAGGGGTTGATTTTTTATTGAAAAGAAACATTATTTTATTTTGCGGTCCTTAGTAATTAAGTATGGAAAAGATAATGTTATTAATACTGTTAATAATATTGTAATTAATAATGTAAAAGAAGATGAATAA
- a CDS encoding Spiroplasmavirus-related protein, translated as MNRNPDNKWYIGIVKKKQNDNFSIIKFNFSNKSIWDNSGVPYHIINDVWYLFKSYYCWDGNNEPEIPTIDNKTGKITDWKE; from the coding sequence TTGAATAGGAATCCAGATAATAAATGATATATTGGAATTGTAAAAAAGAAACAAAATGATAATTTTTCTATTATAAAATTTAATTTTTCAAATAAATCAATTTGAGATAATAGTGGTGTACCTTATCATATTATTAATGATGTATGATATCTTTTTAAATCATATTACTGTTGAGATGGCAATAATGAACCGGAAATACCAACAATTGATAATAAAACAGGAAAAATTACAGATTGAAAAGAATAA
- a CDS encoding Spiroplasmavirus-related protein, with amino-acid sequence MKSKILKFLKEKWWKILLYFLVISLGMFVPFLYIDIKEFQLFLSKFGSVSSIMCIGYIIFWILTAAGIIDLILWIKKKINKDIVKGSKE; translated from the coding sequence ATGAAAAGTAAAATTTTAAAATTTTTAAAAGAAAAATGATGAAAAATATTATTATATTTTTTGGTAATTAGTTTAGGAATGTTCGTACCTTTTCTTTATATTGATATTAAAGAATTTCAATTGTTTTTGAGTAAATTTGGTTCAGTTTCTTCAATTATGTGTATTGGATATATAATTTTTTGAATTTTAACTGCTGCGGGAATTATTGATTTAATATTATGAATTAAGAAAAAAATTAATAAAGATATAGTTAAAGGTAGTAAAGAATAA